The following are from one region of the Strix uralensis isolate ZFMK-TIS-50842 chromosome 4, bStrUra1, whole genome shotgun sequence genome:
- the ZFYVE28 gene encoding lateral signaling target protein 2 homolog isoform X4 yields the protein MMNRFRKWLYKPKRTDPQLLAQFYYADEELNQVAAELDSLDGRKDPQRCTLLVNQFRSCQDNVLNIINQIMDECIPHERANRDFCVKFPEEIRHDNLAGQLWFGAECLAAGSIIMNREIESMAMRPLAKDLTRSLEEVRNIIRDQALRDLNLYTEKMKDSLKHFDVLFAEFELSYVSAMVPVKSPKEYYVQQEVIVLFCETVERALRLGYLTQDMIDDYEPALMFTIPRLAIVCGLVVYSEGPLNLDHKPEDMSELFRPFHTLLRKIRDLLQTLTEDELHTLERNLCISQDVDFPVRANPEVPSVITPGITTTLPAKELSAKAENTEAELACSMQYDEQELEQLNRMVHRVGDEMSSLLSPPSICQSPAHRPSLRNSSSTEASPTRHHLDNLTDEEDRVFFMDDLDGAGEALAGLDSVSDTFAWVNNPCHDSKQNLQYRDALLSENSHQTEETLLLKDAASDLSNNNNIEDSKQMSGISVQNSCSCLEGPDSQLYLNGWDAYADDAEMAEVIAHRTGGMKISATVIFNPKSPSSSESPVTTPEAAISCVPGSANPLANEEEDESHKLSIAATNCLINSCVCCGSCEDSREDSVEGLKTKHSAGGVVNASYALVKSKEMDHVDNLDNSVPAQETLKPETSALLAERDFGREEQKLPISSKCLAHSSGSQVGAENDTQEAESISNQQKWEKRKQPCEKKLDNNEDASSERTAKEDVKSRSSSRLASLTIFKALQHGS from the exons GATAATGTTTTGAACATCATAAATCAAATCATGGATGAATGCATTCCACATGAACGGGCCAACAGAGACTTTTGTGTTAAGTTTCCAGAGGAAATACGCCATGACAACCTCGCAGGACAGCTTTGGTTTGGAGCAGAA TGTTTGGCTGCTGGTTCAATTATTATGAATCGTGAAATTGAGAGTATGGCTATGAGGCCCTTGGCCAAGGATCTGACCCGAAGCCTAGAGGAAGTTAGAAATATCATTCGTGACCAGGCCTTAAGGGATTTGAACCTctacacagaaaaaatgaaagattcACTCAAGCATTTTGATGTCCTTTTTGCTGAATTTGAATTAAG TTATGTGTCAGCCATGGTACCTGTGAAGTCTCCGAAAGAATATTATGTACAGCAAGAGGTAATCGTACTTTTCTGTGAAACCGTGGAGAG AGCCTTAAGGCTTGGATACCTCACTCAAGATATGATAGATGACTATGAACCAGCTTTAATGTTTACAATTCCAAGATTAGCGATTGTAtg TGGCCTTGTTGTCTACTCCGAGGGACCATTAAATTTGGACCATAAACCAGAAGATATGTCTGAGCTCTTCAGACCTTTTCACACTTTGCTAAGAAAAATAAG gGATCTACTTCAGACATTAACTGAGGATGAACTGCACACACTGGAACGTAACCTCTGCATCTCTCAAGATGTGGACTTTCCTGTCAGAGCGAATCCTGAAGTACCCTCTGTCATTACACCGGGCATAACTACGACTCTGCCTGCTAAGGAGCTTTCAGCAAAAGCTGAAAACACAGAGGCTGAGCTGGCTTGTTCTATGCAGTATGATGAACAGGAGCTAGAACAGCTGAATAGGATGGTACACAGAGTTGGAGATGAAATGTCTTCTCTGCTTTCCCCTCCAAGCATCTGTCAGTCTCCAGCTCACAGACCTAGCCTAAGAAATAGTTCTAGCACAGAAGCTTCACCAACAAGACACCATCTTGACAATTTAACTGATGAAGAGGACAGAGTGTTTTTTATGGATGACCTAGATGGAGCAGGAGAAGCTCTTGCTGGGTTGGATTCAGTAAGTGATACTTTTGCTTGGGTGAATAACCCTTGCCATGATTCAAAACAGAACCTGCAATATAGAGATGCTTTGCTGTCGGAGAACAGCCATCAGACAGAggaaactttgcttttaaaagatgCTGCAAGTGACTTAAGCAATAATAACAATATTGAAGATAGCAAACAGATGTCTGGCATTTCAGTTCAGAATTCATGCAGCTGTCTAGAAGGTCCGGACTCACAGTTATACCTCAATGGCTGGGATGCATATGCTGATGATGCAGAAATGGCAGAAGTGATAGCTCACAGGACAGGGGGAATGAAAATATCTGCTACCGTAATATTCAATCCTAAATCTCCCTCTAGCTCAGAATCCCCAGTAACAACTCCAGAAGCAGCTATTAGTTGTGTTCCTGGATCTGCTAATCCATTAGCaaatgaggaggaggatgaatCCCATAAACTCAGTATAGCTGCCACAAACTGTCTAATTAATTCCTGTGTGTGTTGTGGCAGCTGTGAAGACAGCAGGGAGGACAGTGTTGAAGGTTTAAAGACTAAACATTCTGCAGGAGGTGTTGTAAATGCTTCATACGCATTAGTAAAGTCTAAAGAAATGGACCATGTAGATAACTTGGACAATTCAGTCCCTGCACAGGAAACATTAAAACCTGAAACTTCTGCTTTGTTAGCAGAAAGAGACTTTGGCAGAGAAGAGCAAAAACTGCCAATCTCCTCTAAGTGCCTGGCACATTCCTCAGGTTCACAGGTAGGAGCAGAAAATGACACACAAGAAGCAGAAAGCATCTCAAATCAGCAGAAGTGGGAGAAGAGAAAACAACCATGTGAGAAAAAACTAGACAACAATGAAGATGCTAGTAGTGAAAGGACAGCAAAGGAAGATGTGAAGTCAAGATCTAGTTCAAG GCTTGCAAGTCTTACCATATTCAAGGCCTTGCAACATGGTTCCTGA